Below is a window of Macadamia integrifolia cultivar HAES 741 chromosome 8, SCU_Mint_v3, whole genome shotgun sequence DNA.
TGCTCCTCTCTTTTTGTGAAGAAGATGTTCACAATGGGAAGATCATAAGCTACCGCAAAGTCCAGGATGGAGGTCCtctcctcattcctctccccaaTCCCATAGCCACCATGAACACCTTCATATCCTTTACCATCTCTCCCAACATGCCCATAAAGGTCACCTCCAATAATAATCGATTCATCCAGATTAAGACTCAGCATTAAATCATCCATGTGGTCCCAAAATCGCAGCTTGAtactttcatccaatcctaTTTGGGGTGCATAAACGCAGATAACATTAACCTCTTTCTCCAGCACCTGTTGGATGGAAATAATCCTATCTCCCATTCTTTTGACTTCCACTACATCATTCTTCACATCTTTATCCACTATAATGCCCACTCCGCTTCTATTACTTTGATCTCCCGCATACCAAAGTTTGGAGTCATACCAACCTTTGATACCCTTCCATATAGTCTCTTGAATACATGCAATATTAATCTTTTCCCTCCTCATAACAACAACCAGCTCCAAGCTCTTTCCCATTAAGGATCCAATGTTCCAGGATGCTAATCTATGTTTCTAGGTTACGAACTTTCCCCTCACATGCCCTAGACTACTTATCACCGCATTTGGGTGTCGATACGGCGCGTTGCTTACGGGGGACGCCCTCATCCCCTCATAACCATTCAAGTAAAATAGGCAGAATTCAGTTACAAGAATAAATAACTAGAAGGCCATAATAGCTTGCTGAGAAAGAACTTCCAGAAGTATGTCAGTTATTTGGGATCTAGGAAGACATTTCACTCAAATTAATCACGACCCCCACACCACCCTCccaaaaaaagggagaagaaaataaGCACATTACGTGaatattgaaggaaaaaaaggggcTAGAATCTTACAAAATTCATAGAAACCATTGTGCTCAATCAATTTCTCCAAAAAACTACATCGCATGATGTGCAAGAATTGACGTTTCTACAAGCATTTAAACAGCTTATGTATTATTGCCCGAGTTCATATGCCTTCAAGTATCCACCAAACCAGAATAGAAGCATTGTCCCCACAAACACTCCCAAAGCATTACAGATAGTATAATAAAATCAGAAATTAAGAATTACAGTGGTATGTTATACCGAAAACATAAATCTGATCAGATCACCTTTTGTGATCTTGGAATCCAAGTGAATGAGCAATTCATCTGGGATGTAAGTGATCTAGTGACCAGTTTCAATGTGAGTATCACAATGGTTCTGAATCATTATGCTTCCTCCAATCAATGACACTGGCCAACCTTCTCTCCATAAGGATCTGGTGATACAACTTTGaaatggcaaactccaactccacTTTAAGGGACCTCAATTTTGCCCCCGCAGAATCAATTTCCTTAATTGGTTCCAATTGCAACCAAACCATCCTATATCTTAATGATTCCTCATAAACCCGTTCCAATTACAACCAAACCATCCTATATCTTAATGATTCCTCATAAACCCAAATTCCCCCATGGAACAACCATCAAAGCCCAACTCAAATGTCCTAACTGGAGGAGGCTGCCACAAGGGTTCATCACTACTCCAGAACAAATCAAGAGATTCAAATCCCAACGAAGGACCCTCCATGTATGTCACTGAAGTGACCATTTCTGCTGCACAATGCAATGAATGCGTCACTTTAATTGTGATCTTTCCAATCACAAATTGTAATTCTGAAAATTGATCTTGTCATAGTATCACATTTCTATATTCCCTCAAAAACTAGGGAGATGCAGATAATAATCCCCTCCAAAAGAAACTTTCCCAGCAAACGAGCCTAATAACAACCCCTTCAATATAATACCGTTGAGATACCACCACAAAACTAAGCAATAAGATATGATCAAAACCTTACAGCAACAAATTAGGccatagttatcaaggtgtAGGCATCACCTTGTTGGTGTCCCTTGACTTTTTAACCCTCCTCCATCGCCTTGGGTTGCCTTATGCCTTGACAACCTTGATTTTGACCCTTGATCTCCAGCGAGAAATGACATATAGAATAAGTACAAGAATTGCATCTGATAAGAACGGCCCTTTGGTCTCTGCCCCAAAGGACCCCAAATTTTTAGAATGGATCACATTGTGGCACAAATAATTCACTTCAGAGCCTAGGGTCCTGCTCCACAATGAATATCACAGCCCAAAGACACTAGGGTCCCACAACTAACATTTCTCCTATCTATAAACCAAGTCAAAGAACCTGCTGCTTTAGTTTTAtgagaagaaaaacagaaaccaCTTGTTGCCTCATCCTATAAAACTTTCCTGGCAGTGATCAGACTCGATCCTAGAACCCAGGTCAGATttgatataaaagaaaaaaacacaagGGTTGAACAGCTAAACTTGAAATGCACAACTTTTCTTGTCCAAAGAGCAGCAGAACACACCAATAATTTCCCATCTGTCACATGTTCAGAAGATCACAAATAACCAATGAAAGGTTTCCACCTCAAACTTTtccccaaaaagaaaattagTATATGGAAGGATTCTCAGCTACATGATCTATTGCCAATCAGTTAGGTTCCTTCCTGAATTAACTCATCATCCAATAACCCATGAATTTACAGAGCTGGTCATGCAAGGTTATCTTTCAGCCTAGGAAAAAACTGAGCTAATCACCCATCCATTGGGTGGTCCCCATCTTCTTTGCATGATATCCAAGTCCCAATGGAAGTGTTGAGACCATGTCTTATACCTTTGTAAAAATATCAACATAAGTGATGCATGCAGCCACTGTGTATCATAATTATGTGACATACCTACCAAGTGATAATGAGATGGCTGATGATTTGATAAAACAGGAGAAGATTCATGCTAGATTAAGTTTCCAACTCTGAGTTGTTGCCTTGTGTGGGTTTAAGTCTGTGCATTGGGTTAATTCATTAGGTTACAACTTCAGGAGGGatataaaacattttttttcatctATAAATCACTAAAGATTGCGTATATAAAAAATTtagttccatcttttttttttcgagcTCCGTCTCCCTCTGAACACTCTTGAGCTCCATCAACCAAAGTATAAACAAGGTGTTGAGCAGCAAAAAGTAACAAATAAGGAAAGCAAAATAACAAACACATCTAGGATCAATTAacaatgtttttcttttccttttcccatttcaagcaaaaaaaaaggaaagaaagcaTGGCCTTGTGATGCAGATTCAGATCCAAGGAACTCCAAGCACATAATGCTTTCCCATCAGGCCAGCAGCCAGCCCCATCGAGTCAGCCCTCCATAGGCCCAATTATTGGGCCAGGTTTGAGGCCCACTACTAGTATTTCTGCCCAACCTTGCATGGGAGATCTTTTATTACTTTTTCATTGAGTGATGCAGTGCAGGCCCAATGATTGGGCTTCAGAGGAGGTTCAAGTCTGGCCTTTATTTTTGGGCCATTGATCCAGTCAATTTCAGCCCAAGTTAACCATCGATTCTGCCAAGAAATCCCACCAACCAGCAGAGCCATATTTCAGATTTGGATAGATATCGAGTCAACCTAAGGGAATTGAATTCTACCCCTTCTACCATATCGAACAGCTGATTGTAGGGGGGTTAATTTCCAAAAATTGGAAGGATATTGACCATATTTTTTAGGGGATACTAGCTATTGACCTCGCTTTAATTTCCAGATCTTTTGTGGGTCCCACGACCAGCTAGCTTGGAGATCAAGTTCAAGAATAATTGCCAATGCGTGGAGGAGGATTTGACAACTTTTTTAGACCTAGATTTTTTAGGAAAGAGTTATTACTTGCATATGGGTTTTTTTAGCTCAGAGAAATTAGATTGCTTATGTAACTAGGACTTGTCTAGTAACCAATTAGGATTGGATTTGTTTGGAATGTTTCTAGAAGATTTAGGATGTAATTGGCTTTATAAATAAAGGCAATAGGCTGGACAGAATAACCAACGActtagagaaaagagaaaattctgGTTTGATAGCCACAAatgctgtgagatgcagtgaggGGAGAGATTCCTTGACTGAGTGAGAGGCCCAGGAGAGAGTGAGAGGCTCAATCCAAATCTATCCTTCTAActatcttctattttcttttattaccaATCAATTTCAGTGAGCGTTCTATTTTGAAATTTATTGATCTTTTGAAAACTGTTTGAAGAGGTGATTTAACTGCTGGACATCGGTTTAGAAATCCTCCCATAGAGTTTGCCCTTAGTGAATTGGctctacattatttggtatcagaccTACCATGGCCAGCCATGAATTCTACTTCAGATTGAAGATGGACATGCACCATGTGAAGATTAGTCCCCGACTTACCAAAACTCGCAGTCAAGTTTTTTCCaagtggggtggggggggaggggggaggaaatCGCAGTGCAGGCCGAACGATTGCGCTTCAAAGGAGGTTCAAGTCTGGTCCTTATTTTGAGGCTATTGATCCAGTCAATTTCTGCCCCGGTTTGCCATCATTTCTGCCAAGATATGGCACCAACCAGCAGAGCTATATTCTAGATTTGGATGGATATCGAGTCAACCTAAGGAGAATCGAATTCTACCCCTTTACCATATTGAACAGCTGAGTTGTAGGGGGGGTTTGATTTAGATCAAAGCATGAGAAAGAACAGAGTGAACAGAAAATACTGTTCACGAGTTACTGTCCACGTAAACAGTACATGTACTGGTGCCCCATATGGTCCTTCCAGAAGCAGCAAGTTGTCCCCCAGTTGTCCCCTTGATGTCGAAGAAAGAAGCTTCAAGAAGGAGTCCAGCAGCCATCGATCCCAACAAGTAGTttaggatttgtttccttttttagctTTGTCTTGATTGCCAAGTTAAATATATTTGTTATTATCTTTAGGCTAgttagtagtttctatttttatagtTGCTTGGTTAACAAGTAGTTTGTTGTTAGGAAAGTCtatgttagtttcctattttaattgCTTTCTAATTGTAAGCTGAATTCACTCCTATAAGAGGAgctcttgtaatcaattttaaGTTAATGAAGATTTATTAAtgaaaagatggcttatgctattTTTCTGTGAGCTACTGTAGTCATAGTGTTTGGCGGGGTTACCAagctttcttctaccaaatccttaatACATTTACATTGTAGTATGTTTGGTGGTGGACGTAACGCACGTGAGTTGCAACTGGTTTGCCTGTGGTGGTGGGTTTTATGCTGGTGTATTGAACCGTTATTCACAGATACCTTCGGCTCGAGTTGTGGGTTGCTTATTTAGTTTTCAATGCGGAGTTGTGGTGCACATATTTAGTTTCCAATGCAGAGTTGTGTGTTTACATAATTTTCAATGTTGAGTTGTGTGTTCGAGTTGTTACTTTTGTGCTTAGCAGGCCAATTAAGAATtcgttatctcattcctcctctcataaaagtaggttgagtgatggattgtcttggtggtgggCATAATGCATGTAGAAtgctttggcttgaccgatctatatttatcccttcttcttccctcttttcaACCCtccataaatttctattttcctcttttatttcccCTATGAGAGACTGATTTGAGAATGTTTAATACTTGTTTTAAAGACCCAAAGATCAGCCTACAGATCAGCTTGAAGCTCAGCCCAGAATCAAGGATTGAATTCAGCCTCCTACTCAAGTTTCCTATTCTTGGTCGATCCCTAGAACTCCCATATCTGTGAGCCAGCCACCCAGGCCTTTTGAAGGCTTGTTCTACTCCTTGAAAGAGTCATTCAATCAAGACTTGATGGCCTTTGGAGGCCAGGTTTGTTTGCAGCAATTTTTCTCTCATTTGAATTCTCAAACCCTATTGTGGTATCTATGATCGTGATTGGTTTCGTACCTCCTTGTTGGGTTCAAGCCAAATTTGGAGGATAGTTTGGGGATCTTATTCGCCACTTTCATACCAAATTTCAGGTCCATCGGAGCTACGGTTTGTGAGTTCTCAATTTTCTGCTATTTCAACCCAAATTTTCAGATTCTGCCTGGGTTAGGTCCTATGTGATCTAGTCTTACATCAGGGGTTAGATCCCAAAATTGGAAGGATATTGATCAGATTTTTTAAAGGATATTAGCTATCGACTTTGCCTAAATTTCCTGATCTTTTGTGGGTCCCATGGACAGCTAGCTTGGAGATAAAGTTGAATAAATGTCGATGCATGGAGGAGGATTTGACAACTTCTTTAGTCCTGGATTTTAGGAAAGAGTTATTACTTGTGTATGGGTTTTATTAGCTCAGGGATAATTTACATTTTAAACTAGATTGCTTATGTAATTAGGGCTTATCTTGGAACCAACTAGGATTGGATCTGTTTGGAATGTTTCTAGAAGATTTAGGATGTAATTGCTTTCATAATAAAGGCAATAGGCTGGACAGAATATCCAAATGATTTAGAGAAAAGGGGAAATTCTGGTTTGATAGCCATGAattctgtgagatgcagtgagaGGAGAGATTCCTTgagtgggtgagatgcctatgAGTGGGTGAGAGGCCCGGGAGAGTGTGAGAGGCTCAATCCAAATCTATCCTTCTACCtatcttctattcttctatttACAATCAATTTCAGTGAGCATTCTATTCTGAAATTTATTGATCAGTTGAAGACTGTCTGACGAGGTGATTTAACTGCTGGACATCGGTGTAGCGATCCTCCTGTAGAGTTGGTTCTTGTTGAATTGGCTCCACATTATTAGTTTATAATTTGGTTTAAACTCCCAGTATGTTAGTATCACTGTATTAGTTACTACTTTAAggttgtttctattttgagCTGTGTTTAGAAGCTAACTATTTTGTAAAGATTATGTTCTCCATGCAAGGGAGAAGATACTGGCTGCTGTATTGCAAGCATTAATGAAAGAGGGGCTGCCTACACACACCCCAcgatttaaatatatatatatactctatTGGATTTGTGCTATGTTTTCCCTTGTGAGATGCAGGAACCCTGTGAGAGACTGAAGACCCAAGTGAGATACTAATAGTGGTGCAGGTGTGAAGCTAGCACGGTTGGGATGAGAGGCTCTACcaaatatttcttcttttgtttagttttcttttttatctgtcAGTTCTGTGCATTCTACTATCAACAGTAATCTCTGATTAATTACTGTTAGAAGACTGTTTTCTGTTATGTTACATGTTCCATTGCTACCCTGGTGGTTTCTGGGCTTGAGAAACAAGGATGCTTTTTACTGTTTTCTGCATTGTCTGGCCTGTGGCATCAAGGTATTGGTATACCTCATCCGTTCATCAGAATGGAGTGTTTTCTTGAAGTTGTTTACTGTTGGTTCTacctaatgtagaactagaatcggcAAACCAACCTAGTCCCAAAACAGCAGGATACTCTATAACAGTAGATCAGATCTGGAACACCTTgagtatggaagaaaagagggagataactagaagaggacctcttgtgcttcacaccgctgagagtcaattggatcaaacaccaattccatcaaccttgatcaaacacaagacaaatctccatgtagaagacaatagcaacaaccattaattttttttatcaaaatcatctaggcctttaggagcctcctcttctttatttataatgttaatgaaggagggaattacaaaatagaaggttcctcaaaaaggaaaccaaatattctcctaatacaatagctactaaaaactgaaattagaaactaactactaaggacttgactcaattaataacttgactcataaggaaacaaatataactcaaatcaagcccaactagaaaggaaactaatgaaaatggaaactaactagtaatcccgtactcaatcttagagccccctttttagacccataaaagtggtctattacactcaaaacacatgggatcaaaagcctaacatgtatggaacccaaccctaggcttatttctaataaaacaagcctattttggtaattaatctgcatcactacCTGTCTCTCAACTGGAGTATTGAAGCACTCTTCCCTGTGGTTTATATTGGTGGATGCAAAATTGAGCCTAAGTTCCTATTTTTGTGTACTGCTGATCTGAAgcatccaaccattggattgaATTGATTTTTACATATGATGATCTGTTCCTAGAGTGATGAATCTGTCCATTCTTGTGTTATTCTGCCATGTGGATTAGGAAATATaaatgttgtttctaactctgaaagttggtttctattttcattcccTGGTAAATAACTTGGAATCCAACAATTGGATCTTCATCCTACTTTTGAGTGATTGAAGTCCTGTCGATTACCTACATCTGGTTTAAATTTGGGGTTAATCCGAAGTTCCAAACCCTAGATTGGGGATTTATCTATGGCGTTTAGCCTGCTGGTTGTGAGTCTGTCCTACGATTCTTTTGAAGGTGGGAAATTGAACCTAGTTGCTGTTGGGTCTTATCCCATTACTTTGTCATGTACAATGACGATTAATGGTGGCACCAATTAACAGAAGTACTTTGCAAAAGGTTATACTATCTGTCAAGACCAGGCCATAATCTGGTGAAAACATATCATGACACACATTTATGAAAAGGTCCAGCAGCAGCTGTAGTGAAACAGAACAAGAAGAAGTGGGTAACAGAAATGGGTCCCAACAGAAATTGTCTCAATGAGGAACTGACTTATTTTGATGACTTAGTGGCCAATTTACCTTATTTTATTGCAAGAGTATTtgataaataataaatagaatTCGCAGAAAGCTTACTTTTTTCTGATGAATTGTGGTTTTCCCAAGGAGTATCTTCAACAGAAGCATACAGTGAATATCCCCTCATATTGTATTCCATAGCATTTAACGACTTAATCAATAAAATGCTTCCTGAATCTACAATCTTTTATGACAAGTATGATTTTCCAAATGCCTATGGATAAGAAGCATATATTAAACACCAATGTGGATGAGACCAGACATCCATGTGGTCCCCGCTGACGTTTCCATCTATTAGAATcaattcaatcataaataaaatttaaaactaGAATCTCTAAGAGGCTTGACTTGCCGACATCCAAACTGCAACAGGTGGCCAGTGAAGACCACTTAAGGTGAGGCATCTCCATAGCATTTCATTTATTGCATAGGTATCTGGTTTTGTTCTTCAAGCATGATGTAGATCAGGCTTGCACAAGGAAGGGGATGCTAGCCCCATCAAAGCAACCCAGCCTTGGTTCACCAGGCCATTCCAGCCCCATTGATCTGCAGTTTTCAACTCAGATTTGGGTAcagatttggtttcctttttgggtcTTTCTAGCCAGCTCAGCAGCAGCCCATCTGCCATAGACTCAGTCCCTTGCAGCACAATTGGAGACTCAAAAAGCTTCCTTTGTTGGCACCATTGACCCTGCCGTCCTGAAATCTACCCCCATCAAGCAGCATCTTCTTAAGCCCAAGAATGACAACTATTTGGGAACCTATTCGTTCCCTTGTTTGGTATTCCAGAAGAGTCTTCCAAGCAGCCATTGACCCCTCCTATTACAGCTGTCCAGAAGTGGTCTCTTCGAGTCCTGCGAGGGTGGAGTACAGCTGTGACCTGCTGGCCATTAGTTTCCTAATGTATTACTGCGCTAGTTTCCTTTTGTGTTTAATTATTAATATCTAATTTGGTTAATCTTGGTTAGCATGTCAGACACGATTAGAAATTATTTAATTCAGttcattagtttcctattttattatttttttacatccAAGTTATGTAAGTCTATAAAGAGGCACCCATCGATTGTAATAGGGAGATTTGATGAATGAATTTATTGAGTGAATAATCTTTGGCTGAAAGGTTGTTATTGAGAGATGAGATGTCTAACCCATTGAGGGGTGTCATACCcaaaacttgaggggtgagatacccattcctacCATTCTCTTCCACCATTCTCAATCCTCCATTGgttctattttatcttttctttattttcttctttgtttcagtTTGTGAGAGAGTGTGAGAGTGATTGATCCAAGCTATTTTGAAGTACAAAAGTGCCAATACAACTCAGATTGGAAGCATCCAGAAGGGTGGATCAAAATCAGCCAACTGTCAGGGTTTTCTTGTCCATCGATTTCTTCAATATCTCCCAGACCAGCAGGGTTTTGCCTCAAAccttttggggttttattgAGGTCATCAGGGACCACCTTCGACCAGGACTCAGGAGTTGAGGGCTGTTGAAGCCCTCCAGGGGAAGCCGCAGGATTTCTCCCTTACTGCTGAAACCCTAAATCTGTTAGGGACAATTGCTGGTTCTGCCATCCTTTCTCAGGTCTGATTTGACCACTGTTTAGGAATCTACAACAGTATCATGAGGACTCTTTTGACCAGGTTTGACAGTCCAAACATCCATCAACTTGTGAGTTTCAGTTCAGCCTTCTTTTAGGCTTTGTTGTTCTTTACTTGGTCCCCAAGTCTGAGATCAGAACTGATATCGGTTGAGGGTTGTTTTCTTATTGGGGTTTGTTAACCTAGTGTAAACTAGCCTTACATTAAAGCAGCACATAAAAAGATATGAAAATAACTCTTgttaatgaaatatggatcccCAAATAACTCCATTATGGAACACTGAAAATAGAGCAAAATATTCTATTCACCTGTACATTCTGGAGATTATCCGACTGCAAAATATCTGCCAACTTCAACAAGATCTCCGACTTGTTAAAATCTGTATCGTCAATTGCGAGGCAAACATCAATGTCGCTATTAGAAACCCCAAATGAATTAGCACATGATCCATAAAGATATAGCTGAGCATTAGGCCACTCTTTGTTGACCAGTTTCTCCAGCAAAGTCATCAGTTGCTTCTGCTTTGCCTTTTCTTCCTCCGCTGGTATTAGAGATTCATAAATTGCAAGAAAAGGAGCATTTAGTCTGTCTATGTCACTGCGACAGATCACTCTTTTCTTGTTCCTGATCCACTGGCCAGGTGCACGTAATCCCCTTGAGATATCTGATCTTAAGTCCTGGTAACAAAAAGTGGCGAGttaaatcagaaaataaaacaattatCTTATTTAAAGTAAAGGAATATTAGCAATACAGTAGCGTCACTTACAAGACAGACATAAATTATCAATAACACCAACATCAGCCTGACCATGACCAGTGACCACCTCGTAGAAATAATTCTCCTCAATTTTTGCTGAGATTCTCTTGTTTCAAATCAAGCAATATGATGCTAGGATGTTTCCAACTTAGCATCATCTTTGTGCTTTTATAGCTCTAGTACAAACTGTTAGGTCAGGGTAAATTGACTTCTAGAGAGAGAAGTAAGGTGGCATTTCTATATATCATTGAAAAGGAAAACTggattatctttttctttttctttttttaccgtTTATTCTAGATTATTTTGCAGATAATCATCATTTGAAACTGTCAAGGGTGACCTCCCTTACATTCCCCAAGAAACTAAAAGCTTTTGAGtgtgaaccaaaaaaaaaaaaaatactatactTTGACATAGAAGAGATGTAGGGTGAATTAACATTTCCCAATTCCTTTCCATTGTAATATAGAAGTGTTTCCAAAGGTCTCTCTCCTTTACCCGGGGGATAACTTAGAATGCTTTATACCCCTGAATACATATTTATACATGGCTAAAAGGATAAGGTCCACGTCAACATCGTCAAGCATCTCTAGATGCAAGTGCTACACTAGTTCCATAATTTTAAGACCCATGCAAGTGTCCATTTTCAATcaaatatggatcaactcaataGTACTTTAAAGTAGTGAACCAGATTTACAAGAGATGAACCAATTCATTGAATTCTATTTTGTAGAAACTTAGATTCACCAGAAGACATGACAAGAACATGACATCttagactggatgatgccaaattCACTATAGGTAAGGAGATGTCACTCAACAAGTTCATGTTGATGTGAAAAATTAACCTCTGTAATTAATCAAGATTTTCACTTCCTTCTCctggattgttttatttttcctatccTTGCATGTGAAATCTACATCAACATAACACCAAATTCTGCTTGCTATCAAATGTAATGTTACAAAACCAATACAACTAGCATATTTAAAGGGCAATGAGTTAACCTTCCTTACGCCATTCTTGTTAAATCCATCCTTGAGCATCAAAGAACCCATAAGTTGTTCGGTTAAAATATCCTGTTCAGGCCGATTATCCCTTCCATAGGCTGCACCCGCTACCCCATTCCTATCCCTCTGACCAGGCCTCAGAAATCCGTGGGCGCCCCCTTCGTCACCAACCCGACCATGCAAATTTGACAGAGATTCTTCAATATCCGATGCTGGAACAGAATGTAGGTTACTCCCTGTAGGTGGGCCAGGGCGCTCAAGCTGAGTCGTGAGACCTAGTCTAGGAGATGAATCACCTTGAATTCCAAGATCTTCAGGGGCCTGTCTTCTCATCATCCCATCTTCATTATACAAGGAATGAACAAGGCGTTTCAATTCATCCCGACTTTCCTGGCCCTCAGAAACCCAATGTCCTTGTCCCTGGGGCTTGTGGGGAAAACCAGGAGGTGTTCGCCTGTGCTCCGGCAGAATAGAACTTTGAAACCCAGGAAGCTGCTCTTTCCCCCATGGAGCCCCTTCTCTTTCTTGCTCGTGAAGTGCATAGTTCCCTTGCCTGGCACCAGGGAAATTTATTTGGCGATCTAATGGCCAATTCCAATTAGACTGAGGAGGAGTTGAAGAGTGAAAATCTGGACCATCTGAGCTTCTGCCCCCAACTGTACGTTCCCGCTCCTTCTGAGTACTGAATTGGGCCTCTAAACTTACCCTATCGACTCCTCGAATCTGTGAATGAGAATAATTCCCCTTTGGAATACCCTCATTGCTCAGGAGGTCACACGGGAACGAACCAAACATTAACGTGCTCTCCCGCGGCTGTGTCTGCTGCTGATGTTGATTCCGAAGCTCTGGTGTTCCAACACCGTCGAGACTACCCCAAAGCCCTAATTTCTGAAAATCGTCGCCTAAGAACAGGTGAGTTGCAGGCAAATGAGAGCTTTGGGGATGATCAGGCCTGTCGATGCCATGGGGAGAGACGCCTAGGGGACCCCAAGTGTTCTGAGGCAAGGGCGGAAATAGAAAATTAGAGGGGAAGGGAGCATGGGTGGAGGAGTTGGGCGGCCAAGGAGGAGTTGTACGAAGATCAGGGCCGTTGGAGGGCCATGTTGGGAAAGGTAGGGTAGGACCCACGGCTGCAACGGCGGGATCATGGTAATGATTATGAAGGTCACGGGGATCAACGAGGAGAGACGGGACCGGAGTTGCTGCAGAGCTGGCGGCGTTTGTTGGCTGTGGTGGTGAAGTTAGTGCTGCTGCTCCAGAAAGCGTTTGGGGTT
It encodes the following:
- the LOC122086408 gene encoding UTP:RNA uridylyltransferase 1 isoform X2, yielding MASGGGGRASPPHVGNSGGEFLLQLLQKPFHQPQTLSGAAALTSPPQPTNAASSAATPVPSLLVDPRDLHNHYHDPAVAAVGPTLPFPTWPSNGPDLRTTPPWPPNSSTHAPFPSNFLFPPLPQNTWGPLGVSPHGIDRPDHPQSSHLPATHLFLGDDFQKLGLWGSLDGVGTPELRNQHQQQTQPRESTLMFGSFPCDLLSNEGIPKGNYSHSQIRGVDRVSLEAQFSTQKERERTVGGRSSDGPDFHSSTPPQSNWNWPLDRQINFPGARQGNYALHEQEREGAPWGKEQLPGFQSSILPEHRRTPPGFPHKPQGQGHWVSEGQESRDELKRLVHSLYNEDGMMRRQAPEDLGIQGDSSPRLGLTTQLERPGPPTGSNLHSVPASDIEESLSNLHGRVGDEGGAHGFLRPGQRDRNGVAGAAYGRDNRPEQDILTEQLMGSLMLKDGFNKNGDLRSDISRGLRAPGQWIRNKKRVICRSDIDRLNAPFLAIYESLIPAEEEKAKQKQLMTLLEKLVNKEWPNAQLYLYGSCANSFGVSNSDIDVCLAIDDTDFNKSEILLKLADILQSDNLQNVQALTRARVPIVKLMDPTTGISCDICINNVLAVVNTKLLRDYAQIDARLRQLAFIVKHWAKSRGVNETYQGTLSSYAYVLMCIHFLQQRKPAILPCLQGMETTYTVTIDDIECAYFDRVDALRNFGAQNKEKIAQLIWEFFDYWAYRHDYANAVISVRTGSIISKQAKDWTRRIGNDRHLICIEDPFETSHDLGRVVDKHSIKILREEFERAANIMQYDPDPSVNLFERYVPS
- the LOC122086408 gene encoding UTP:RNA uridylyltransferase 1 isoform X1, encoding MASGGGGRASPPHVGNSGGEFLLQLLQKPFHQPQTLSGAAALTSPPQPTNAASSAATPVPSLLVDPRDLHNHYHDPAVAAVGPTLPFPTWPSNGPDLRTTPPWPPNSSTHAPFPSNFLFPPLPQNTWGPLGVSPHGIDRPDHPQSSHLPATHLFLGDDFQKLGLWGSLDGVGTPELRNQHQQQTQPRESTLMFGSFPCDLLSNEGIPKGNYSHSQIRGVDRVSLEAQFSTQKERERTVGGRSSDGPDFHSSTPPQSNWNWPLDRQINFPGARQGNYALHEQEREGAPWGKEQLPGFQSSILPEHRRTPPGFPHKPQGQGHWVSEGQESRDELKRLVHSLYNEDGMMRRQAPEDLGIQGDSSPRLGLTTQLERPGPPTGSNLHSVPASDIEESLSNLHGRVGDEGGAHGFLRPGQRDRNGVAGAAYGRDNRPEQDILTEQLMGSLMLKDGFNKNGVRKDLRSDISRGLRAPGQWIRNKKRVICRSDIDRLNAPFLAIYESLIPAEEEKAKQKQLMTLLEKLVNKEWPNAQLYLYGSCANSFGVSNSDIDVCLAIDDTDFNKSEILLKLADILQSDNLQNVQALTRARVPIVKLMDPTTGISCDICINNVLAVVNTKLLRDYAQIDARLRQLAFIVKHWAKSRGVNETYQGTLSSYAYVLMCIHFLQQRKPAILPCLQGMETTYTVTIDDIECAYFDRVDALRNFGAQNKEKIAQLIWEFFDYWAYRHDYANAVISVRTGSIISKQAKDWTRRIGNDRHLICIEDPFETSHDLGRVVDKHSIKILREEFERAANIMQYDPDPSVNLFERYVPS